The following proteins are co-located in the Triticum aestivum cultivar Chinese Spring chromosome 1A, IWGSC CS RefSeq v2.1, whole genome shotgun sequence genome:
- the LOC123166107 gene encoding peroxidase 1 has product MASRAATMVALLLAAVAATCGRAQLHDKFYSESCPSVEDVVRKEMVRALSLAPSLAGPLLRMHFHDCFVRGCDGSVLLDSANKTAEKDAQPNQTLRGFGFVERVKAAVEKACPDTVSCADILALIARDAVWLSKGPFWTVPLGRRDGSVSLSNATDALPPPTSNFTVLTQLFAAVNLDAKDLVVLSAGHTIGTSHCFSFSDRLYNFTGMENPSDIDPTLEPQYMMRLKSKCASLNDNTTLVEMDPGSFKTFDTDYFKLVSKRRGLFHSDGALLTDPFTRAYVQRHATGAFKDEFFADFAASMIKMGNANPLTGSQGEIRKKCNVVNH; this is encoded by the exons ATGGCGTCCAGGGCTGCGACGATGGTTGCGCTGCTgctcgcggcggtggcggcgacgtgCGGGCGGGCGCAGCTGCACGACAAGTTCTACAGCGAGTCGTGCCCCAGCGTGGAGGACGTCGTGAGGAAGGAGATGGTGAGGGCTCTGTCACTAGCGCCTAGCCTCGCCGGGCCGCTCCTCCGGATgcacttccacgactgcttcgtcagG GGGTGCGACGGCTCGGTTCTGCTGGACTCGGCCAACAAGACGGCGGAGAAGGACGCGCAGCCGAACCAGACGCTGCGAGGCTTCGGGTTTGTCGAGAGggtgaaggccgcggtggagaaggcctgccccgacaccgtctcctgcgccgacatcctCGCCCTCATTGCCAGGGACGCAGTATGGCTG AGCAAGGGTCCATTCTGGACAGTTCCTCTGGGCCGGCGAGACGGCAGCGTGTCCCTTTCCAACGCGACCGACGCTCTGCCACCCCCGACCTCCAACTTCACCGTGCTCACCCAGCTCTTCGCCGCCGTGAACCTCGACGCAAAGGACCTTGTCGTCTTGTCCGCCGGGCACACCATCGGGAcgtcgcactgcttctccttctCCGACCGGCTCTACAACTTCACCGGCATGGAGAACCCCAGCGACATCGACCCCACGCTGGAGCCGCAGTACATGATGCGGCTAAAGAGCAAGTGTGCCAGCCTCAACGACAACACCACACTCGTGGAGATGGACCCCGGCAGCTTCAAGACCTTCGACACCGATTACTTCAAGCTGGTGAGCAAGCGGAGGGGCCTCTTCCACTCCGACGGCGCCCTCCTCACCGACCCCTTCACCCGCGCCTACGTCCAGCGCCATGCCACCGGAGCATTCAAGGACGAGTTCTTCGCCGACTTCGCCGCCTCCATGATCAAGATGGGCAACGCCAACCCGCTCACCGGAAGCCAGGGCGAGATCAGGAAGAAGTGCAACGTGGTTAACCATTAA